One Camelus dromedarius isolate mCamDro1 chromosome 6, mCamDro1.pat, whole genome shotgun sequence genomic region harbors:
- the LCA5 gene encoding lebercilin: MGERERSPDTDQESKAGKYYYSYCSSDFGTTPQSSGRSSLVHPSSPRSINEKSAEKQISDNQGHHQALRKPSPKGPPNRKGVRVAFRSQSLSREPLRKDTDLVTKRILSSRLLKISELQNEVTELQVKLAELLKENKALKRLQYRQEKALNKFEDTENEISQLIARHNNEITALKERLRKSQEKERATEKKVKDTEGELLRTKFSLQKLKKISEARHLPERDDLAKKLISAELKLDDTERRIKELSRNLELSTNSFQRQLLAERKRAYEAHDENKILQKEVQRLYDKLKEKERELDIKNIYSNRLPKSSPKKEKELTSRKNAACQSDFTNQCTKGVQTSEDFELEKYPITPQTVMCYENKWEEPERPSLYLESQEREDHEEAGILNPIVEREDKFVKGQGLYAVKQEVEKLEDEWERELVKKQKEKKTSLLEREEKPALETGRYQMETYQIQDIDKLEEEEEERLKREMLLAKLNEISKELQDSQNVKCLSLPLLPDWESKLHSPERSHKTYTFSDSPERLFNGHHLQDISLLTTKGDGQNLSPLKSPVSPNELAFGSYVPSFAKTSGKSNPSSQKSGLFDFQKNNIEKFSKDSVDLITRKEKKANLMEQLFGTSGSTTISSKSSDPNSLAASKEDFDPLNFLPGDKSSGVREHDDEDEFFLSEGRSFNSNRHRLKHANSKPAVKAVDSVEDEIEEVLLR; the protein is encoded by the exons atgggggaaagagaaagaagtccAGATACTGATCAAGAAAGTAAGGCAGGCAAGTACTATTACTCTTATTGTTCATCTGACTTTGGAACTACACCACAGTCTTCTGGCCGATCATCTCTGGTCCATCCCTCCTCACCAAGGAGTATTAATGAAAAAAGTgctgaaaaacaaatttcagacAACCAAGGGCATCATCAAG cccTTAGGAAACCAAGCCCTAAGGGTCCACCAAACAGAAAGGGAGTCCGAGTGGCGTTTCGCTCCCAGAGCCTCAGTAGGGAGCCACTTCGGAAAGATACCGATCTTGTTACAAAACGGATTCTTTCTTCAAGACTGCTAAAAATCAGTGAATTGCAGAACGAAGTGACTGAACTCCAGGTCAAGTTAGCTGAGCTGCTAAAAGAAAACAAGGCTTTGAAAAGGCTTCAGTACAGACAGGAGAAAGCCCTGAATAAGTTTGAAGATACGGAAAATGAAATCTCACAACTTATTGCTCGTCATAACAATGAGATTACAGCACTCAAAGAACGCTTAAGAAAATCTCAAGAGAAAGAACGGGCAACTGAGAAAAAGGTGAAAGATACAGAAGGTGAACTATTAAGGACAAAATTTTCCTTACAGAAACTGAAAAAGATCTCTGAAGCCAGACACCTACCTGAACGGGATGATTTAGCAAAGAAACTCATTTCAGCAGAGTTAAAATTAGATGACACTGAAAGAAGAATTAAG GAACTATCGAGAAACCTTGAGCTAAGTACTAACAGTTTCCAACGACAGTTACTTGCTGAAAGGAAAAGGGCATATGAGGCtcatgatgaaaataaaattcttcaaaagGAGGTACAACGACTGTATGACAAATTAAAG gaaaaggagagagaactggacataaaaaatatatattctaatcgTCTGCCAAAGTCttctccaaagaaagaaaaagaacttacaTCAAGAAAAAATG CTGCATGCCAGAGTGATTTTACAAACCAGTGTACAAAAGGAGTACAAACCAGTGAAGACTTCGAGCTGGAGAAATATCCTATAACCCCACAAACAGTTATGTGTTATGAAAACAAATGGGAAGAACCTGAACGTCCTTCTTTG TATCTGGAATCTCAAGAGAGAGAAGATCATGAAGAAGCAGGGATTCTAAACCCAATTGtggaaagagaagacaaatttGTTAAAGGTCAAGGACTCTATGCTGTGAAACAAGAGGTTGAGAAGCTGGAGGATG AGTGGGAAAGAGAACTtgttaaaaagcaaaaggaaaaaaagacatctttgctagagagagaagaaaagccagCATTGGAAACTGGAAGATACCAAATGGAAACATACCAAATTCAAGATATTGATAAattggaagaagaggaagaagaaaggctgAAGAGAGAAATGCTACTTGCTAAACTGAATGAAATCAGCAAAGAACTCCAAGATTCTCAGAATGTAAAATGTCTTTCTCTCCCATTGCTTCCTGATTGGGAGTCAAAACTGCACTCCCCAGAGAGAAGCCACAAAACATACACGTTTTCTGACTCCCCAGAAAGATTATTTAATGGGCATCATTTGCAAGACATCAGTCTTTTAACTACCAAAGGAGATGGTCAAAATCTATCTCCTCTCAAAAGCCCAGTCTCTCCAAATGAGCTTGCATTTGGGAGCTATGTGCCTTCGTTTGCAAAAACATCAGGGAAGTCAAATCCATCTAGCCAGAAGAGTGGCCTTTTTGATTTCCAAAAAAACAATATAGAGAAATTTAGTAAAGACAGTGTAGATTTGatcacaaggaaagagaaaaaagctaATCTGATGGAACAACTATTTGGTACCAGTGGCAGTACCACCATTTCCTCTAAAAGCAGTGACCCAAATTCTCTGGCTGCCAGCAAAGAAGACTTTGACCCTCTAAATTTTCTCCCTGGGGATAAAAGCAGCGGGGTTAGAGAACatgatgatgaagatgaattTTTCCTCAGCGAAGGAAGGAGTTTTAATTCAAACAGACACCGATTAAAACATGCAAACAGTAAACCAGCAGTAAAAGCAGTTGATTCTGTAGAAGATGAAATTGAAGAAGTGCTACTGAGATGA